A region of the Candidatus Rokuibacteriota bacterium genome:
CGTTGAGCCCGCGCAAGAGCCCGCGCACGTCCGGGACACGGCGCCCGTCGAGCAGGATGGACGTCATCCAGTAGGTCGAGCGCGCCCACGGCGCCTCGGTGAACACCGTGACCCCTGGGACAACCGCCAGCAGGTCCCCGTAGTGGGCCGCGGTCGCGCGCTTGGCCTCGACGAAGCCGTCGAGCTGCTCGAGCTGCGCCACGCCGAGAGCGGCCTGGATGTTCGTGAGCCGGTAGTTGAAGCCGGTCTCCTCGTGGACGTACTCGATGGCGTCCGAGCGGGCCTGGGTGGTGAGCCGCCGCACGCGCGCCGCCATTTGCGCGTCGCGGGTGAGCACCATGCCGCCGCCGCCCGTGGTGATGATCTTGTTGCCGTTGAAAGACAGGCAGCTCAGGAGCCCCTCGCAGCCGACGCGGCGGTCACGGTAGCGGGCGCCCAGCGCCTCGGCGGCGTCCTCGACCACGGCGAGCGGATAGCGCCGCGCGACCTCCAAAACCGCGTCGAGATCGCACGGATGGCCGTAGAGGTGCACCGGCAGCACCGCGCGCACGACCCGCCCCGTGGCGCGGTTGACCACCTGTCCCGCCTTGACCACGCACCCGCGGGAGAGGAAGTCGGCCATCTTGCCTGCGTCGAGGCCCCAGGACGTCTCCTCGGAGTCGAGGAAGATCGGCTGCGCCCCGCAGTACGAGACGGCGTTGGCGGTCGCGATGAACGTCAGCGCGGGAACCAGCACCTCGTCGTCGGGCTTGACGCCGGCGGCCAGAAGCGCCACGTGGAGGGCGGCCGTACCGTTAACCGTGGCGACGGCGTGGGGCACGCCGACATAGGCCGCCACTTCGTGCTCGAAGCGCTCGACGAACGGCCCGACCGAGGAGACCCAGTTGGTGTCGAGGCATTCCTTCAGGTACTTCCACTCGTTGCCGGCCAGATGCGGCACGGCATTGGGGATCACGCGTCGGGGGGGGATCACGCGCTGGGGCGTGCTCACTGCGGCCGTCCTTCCCGCTCCCGCCGTTCGCGATACCACGCGAAGGTCTCGGCGACACCGGTCTCCAGCGGGATCTTGGGGGAGAAACCGGTCAGCGCCCGCAAACGGCCCAGGTCGGGGCAGCGGCGCTCGACCGAGCCCGCCGGCGCCGGCACGCGCTCGAGCGCCGGGGCGATGCGCGCCATCTTCAGCACCAGCCGCGCCAGATCCTCCACGCGCGTCTCCTCGGTGTCGTTGCCGATGTTGACGATCTGTCCCCACGCCGTCTGGGCGCCCATGAGCAGCCGCATCGCCTCCACCGCATCGGACACGTGGCAGAATGCGCGACGCTGGTCGGCGCCGT
Encoded here:
- a CDS encoding epimerase; this translates as GADQRRAFCHVSDAVEAMRLLMGAQTAWGQIVNIGNDTEETRVEDLARLVLKMARIAPALERVPAPAGSVERRCPDLGRLRALTGFSPKIPLETGVAETFAWYRERREREGRPQ
- a CDS encoding LegC family aminotransferase, giving the protein MSTPQRVIPPRRVIPNAVPHLAGNEWKYLKECLDTNWVSSVGPFVERFEHEVAAYVGVPHAVATVNGTAALHVALLAAGVKPDDEVLVPALTFIATANAVSYCGAQPIFLDSEETSWGLDAGKMADFLSRGCVVKAGQVVNRATGRVVRAVLPVHLYGHPCDLDAVLEVARRYPLAVVEDAAEALGARYRDRRVGCEGLLSCLSFNGNKIITTGGGGMVLTRDAQMAARVRRLTTQARSDAIEYVHEETGFNYRLTNIQAALGVAQLEQLDGFVEAKRATAAHYGDLLAVVPGVTVFTEAPWARSTYWMTSILLDGRRVPDVRGLLRGLNAAGIGARPLWRPLNSQPVFKAAQSYEVEVAARLYERGLSLPCSVGITAEERLAVVEALLAALGR